The segment CACGGCAGCAGGCCCCACGGCGGCGGAAATTTTCGAGCTGCCGTTTGTACTGGTCGAAACGTTCTTGCTGTTGTTCAGTAGTTTCACCTTCGGTATGGGCGTGCTGGCGATGAACGCCGAACGCCTTGGTCAGGTAAAAGCGTGGCTGGCCATTACGTTCGTGCTGGGTGCGGGCTTCGTGGGTATGGAAATCTACGAATTTCAGCACTTGATTCATGAAGGGTTCGGGCCGGACCAAAGCGCGTTTTTGTCGTCGTTTTTCACCCTGGTGGGCACCCACGGCCTACACGTGACCTTTGGTTTGATCTGGATTCTGGTCATGCTGGTTCAGCTGTCTACCAAAGGGTTGAACGATATGACCCGGCCGAGGATTTTGTGCCTAAGTCTGTTCTGGCACTTCCTGGATATTGTCTGGATCTGTGTCTTCTCATTCGTCTATCTGATGGGAGTGTTGTGAGATGAGTCATTCTGCGTCTAGTTCACCCAACGCCCATGGCAGCGTTAAGTCGTATGTGACAGGACTGGTATTGTCGCTGATACTGACCATCATCCCCTTTGCGGTAGTGATGAGTGGCGCGCTCAGCACACTGGCTACCGTATTGGTGGTCGTCGTGACCGCTGTGTTGCAAATACTGGTACAGCTGGTCATGTTCATGCATATGAGTACCAAAGCCGACGAAGGCTGGAACCTGATGTCCTTCGTCTTCACACTGACGATTCTCGTCCTAGTGGTAGGAGGCTCGCTGTGGATCATGCAGCATCTGCATCTCAACATGATGATCGGCTGATTTCAGCACCTAGTCGCTGGCGGGATCTGCTTGAGCTGACTAAACCCGGCATTATCGGGGGCAACCTGATTGCTACGCTAGGCGGCTATTTCCTGGCCGCCCAGGGGCAGTTCGAGTGGCTCAGCTTTGTCGCGGTCATGGTGGGGATTGCATTAATCATTGCGTCGGGCTGTGCGTGTAACAACGTCATTGACCGCGATATTGATGCATTGATGGCGCGTACGCGCCATCGTCCCCTGGTCAGAGGCAGCATTTCCATCACCCAGGCACTGGGCGTTTCAGCGCTGCTGGGCGTGTCGGGTGTGGTATGTTTGGCGTTGGGCACCAACGGGTTAACCGTTGCTTTGGCAGTCATTGGCTGGGGCGTTTATGTGGGGCTTTATAGCCTCTATATGAAGCGCCGCTCAGAGTACGGCACCTTGGTGGGTAGCCTCTCCGGTGCCATGCCGCCAGTGGTGGGCTACTGTGCAGTGACGGGGCAGTTCGACAGCGGTGCCATTATGCTGCTGGTGATTTTCTGCCTGTGGCAGATGCCTCACTCCTATGCGATTGCGATCTTCCGCTACGCCGATTACCGCCGCGCGTCGATCCCGGTGCTGCCGGTGGTGCGCGGGGTCAAAATGGCGAAACACCATATCCTTGGCTACATCGTGGCGTTTATTCCCGCCTCGCTGGCGCTAGGGCTGGCCAGCCAAGCGGGCGCTGGGTATCTGTGCGTGGCGCTGACCATGGGCGGCTACTGGCTCTACTTGGCACTGCGCGGCTACCGTTTAGATGACGATGTGCGCTGGGCCAAAAAGGTGTTTGGCGTCTCTATCCTTACCATCACCGCGATGAGTTTAGTCATGGTGTTGGAATCGATGGTTCCGATGTGGGTCTAGCCCTCACACACCTTTAAGAAGTTAATAAAAACGCCCCGAGCAGTTATCTGCTCGGGGCGTTTTTATTGAGTGAGGGAAGGTTTCTGTAACTCAGCTTTTTCGCTGGCTGGCCTGGATGGCAGTGAGTGCGATGGTGTAAACGATATCGTCGACCAATGCGCCGCGGGAAAGGTCGTTCACCGGCTTGTTCAATCCTTGCAGCATGGGGCCAACGCTTACTACGCGGGCGCTCCGTTGCACCGCTTTGTAGGTGGTATTGCCGGTGTTAAGGTCGGGGAATACAAACACGGTAGCTTTACCTGCGACCGGAGAGTCGGGGGCTTTCTGTTTGCCCACGCTCTCGATGGCGGCGGCGTCGTACTGCAGCGGGCCGTCTATAGCCAGGTGCGGCGCGCGCTGTTTAGCAATGCGGGTGGCTTCGCGGACTTTATCGACATCGGCGCCGGTACCGGAGTCGCCTGTGGAGTAACTGATCATGGCGACACGTGGCTCGATACCAAAGGCTTCAGCGGAGTGGGCACTTTGCAGGGCGATCTCGGCGAGAGTTTCGGCATCCGGGTCGGGATTTACCGCGCAGTCACCGTAGACCACGACCTGTTCGGGCAGCAGCATAAAGAAGATCGATGATACCTGGCTGTATTCCGGCGCGGTTTTAATCAGTTGAAAGGCGGGTCGCACGGTATTGGCGGTGGTGTGCACAGCGCCGGAAACCAGCCCGTCGACTTCATCCAACTGCAGCATCATGGTGCCGAGCACCACGTTGTCTTGTAGCTGCGCTTCGGCGGTTAGCTCGTTAAGTTTGCCACGCCGACGCTCGACCATCGGGCCAATATAGCGCGCGCGGCTGCTTTCGGGATCAATAATCGTTAACTCTTCGGGCAGGGTAAGCCCGCGGTTACGCGCTACGTTTTCGATATCGTCACGCTTACCCAGCAGTACGCAGTCGGCAATGCCGCGGCGCTGGCAGATAATCGCTGCTTCGACGGTACGCGGCTCATCGCCCTCTGGTAGTACCACGCGCTTTTTAGCCAACTGGGCGAGCTTAACCAACTGATGGCGAAACGCCGAAGGCGAAAGGCGGCGGGTATAACCGCTGCTAAGGTGGGCTTTCAACCACTCAAGATCGATATGGGCCGCGACGTAACGAGCCACCTGTTCGGCGCGCTCGAAATCGTCCATAGGAATTTCGCTGCTTAACTGGCTGAGGTTCTGCGCCGTGGTCAGGCTGTCGGTCTGCACCGCCAATACCGGTAAGCCCGTTTTGAGTGCGGGGCGGCACATTTCAATCATGCTGTCGTTAGGCATAAAGCCATTGGTCAATAGTACGCCCGCTAGCTGAATACCGTTCATGGTCGCCAATGCCGAGGCCAACACCACATCGTCGCGATCGCCGGAGGCCACTATCAAGCTGCCAGGGGTGAAAATATGCAGCGCGTTGGCAGCACTGCGGGCGCAAAGGCTGGTGGAAAGCACGCGGCGGCTAGAGGCTTCGCCTTCGTTCAACAATTTTGCATTCAGCGCACGCGCCACATCCAGGGTGCGCGGGGCGCTGAGCGTTTTGCTGTAAGGCACCACGCCAATCAGGTGGAATTTATCGGTCGCCAGGGCCGGGGAGTACTGGCGTAGCTCAGTGAGTACCGACTCTTCCAACTGCGGTTTGAAGGTGCCCGGCGCGGCAGAAAGATCGTCTTCCTGGGCGTAGGGCAGGTTCTTCATGCGCATTAAAATGCCGCCCAGGGTACGGCTGGAGCTAACCCCACCAAAGCTGCGGGCATGCATATCCAGCTGTTCGGCCAGGGCCTGGGGCTCGTTCAAGTCGCCGGTGCCGACAAGAATAATCCGCGCATTCAGCGCGTTGGCGAGTTGGGCATTGGTTTGAGTCGCATAGGTGGTGTGCTGTGTGGGCACCACGCCCTCTACCACGACAAGGTCTAAGGTGCTGCCATCGCGGTGGGCCTGCTGGACAACCTGCTCATATAGCTCAACGGCGTTTTCCATTAGCTCATCGGTTTGGTCGTCGCGCAGCAAGCGCTCCAGCCGCGCCTGGGAAATCGGCGAAGGAGGGCGCTGATTCAGTGCCCGTGAGACAAGTGCGGTGGAGCGATCCAGGCCTGGTCCGTTCAGCTCGTTCTGCATAAACGGCTTTAAAAATCCGGCTTTCAGTCCGATGGTGTCCAGCGCTTGAATTAATCCCAGACAGGCTGAGGTAAGCCCGGCGCCCTGGCTGGTGGGCACTAATAGAATGACTTGTGGCTGATCGGGGTGAGTCATACATGTGTCTCTAAGCAGTGACGGGTTTCCATGGCAATGCGGCCCTCTTCATCGGTAGGGATCACCCACACTTGCGGGCCTTGATGACCAGCGCTATCCAGCGTGCCCTCTTTGCCGCGAATAGTCGCTTCGTTAGCGTCGTTATCCAGTGCAAAGTTGAAGTGGGGCAGTAGGGCGAGCACACGTTGACGCACAATAGGCGAGTTTTCGCCGATGCCACCGGTGAAAATAACCCCGTCTAAGTGGGGTAGTGCGCAGGAGAGCGCCGCTAGCGATTTGGCGACCCGGTAGCAGAATACCTCTACCGCCAGCTGTGCGGTGGCGTGCCCTTGTTCAGCGGCCTCCTCAATTTCTCGCATGTCGTTGGTTAAGCCTGAAAGCCCCAGTAGGCCACTCTCTTTATTGAGCACGTTGTCGATTTTATCTAACGACCAGCCCAGCTGGCGGTGCAGGTGGGCGTGCAGTCCGGGATCAACGTCGCCACTACGGGTGCCCATCGCCAAGCCCTCCAGTGGCGTAAGGCCCATGCTGGTATCCTGGCTCTGGTTGTTCCACACCGCGCTGGTGGAGCAGCCATTGCCCAAGTGGGCCGTCAGCCAGCCGCCTGCGCCATGGCTGCTCAGTTCGCCCGCCCGCTGACTAACGTAAGCGTGGCTGGTGCCATGAAAGCCATAACGGCGAATGCCATGTTCAGCGTAGAGGCTTTCAGGCAGGGCGTAACGGTAAGCGCGGGGCGGCATGGTTTGGTGGAAAGCGGTATCGAAGACCGCCACTTGAGGCAGCTCCGGAAAGACGTTTTGGGTCGCCGCAATCCCCGCTAAATTTGCTGGGTTATGAAGAGGGGCTAGCGCTGCGGTGGTTTGAATAGCCGCAATGACGCTATCGTCAATGAGTGCGGCTTGGGTGAAGTGTTCGCCGCCATGCACGATGCGATGACCCACCGCCGCTGGCAGGCGGCCCTCCATGCGCTCAAGAATAGCGTTAAGTGCCTGGGTATGGTCTGCTCCCGGAAGTGGCTGAGTAAAACGTTCACCGGCGCTGTTTTTGCCCTTTAAGCACGCCTCCTCGCTACCCAAGCGTTCCGCTATGCCCTCAAGACGCGGTGCCTGGGGGGCTGAATCAATCAACGCGTATTTAATAGA is part of the Halomonas alkaliantarctica genome and harbors:
- the pta gene encoding phosphate acetyltransferase, whose protein sequence is MTHPDQPQVILLVPTSQGAGLTSACLGLIQALDTIGLKAGFLKPFMQNELNGPGLDRSTALVSRALNQRPPSPISQARLERLLRDDQTDELMENAVELYEQVVQQAHRDGSTLDLVVVEGVVPTQHTTYATQTNAQLANALNARIILVGTGDLNEPQALAEQLDMHARSFGGVSSSRTLGGILMRMKNLPYAQEDDLSAAPGTFKPQLEESVLTELRQYSPALATDKFHLIGVVPYSKTLSAPRTLDVARALNAKLLNEGEASSRRVLSTSLCARSAANALHIFTPGSLIVASGDRDDVVLASALATMNGIQLAGVLLTNGFMPNDSMIEMCRPALKTGLPVLAVQTDSLTTAQNLSQLSSEIPMDDFERAEQVARYVAAHIDLEWLKAHLSSGYTRRLSPSAFRHQLVKLAQLAKKRVVLPEGDEPRTVEAAIICQRRGIADCVLLGKRDDIENVARNRGLTLPEELTIIDPESSRARYIGPMVERRRGKLNELTAEAQLQDNVVLGTMMLQLDEVDGLVSGAVHTTANTVRPAFQLIKTAPEYSQVSSIFFMLLPEQVVVYGDCAVNPDPDAETLAEIALQSAHSAEAFGIEPRVAMISYSTGDSGTGADVDKVREATRIAKQRAPHLAIDGPLQYDAAAIESVGKQKAPDSPVAGKATVFVFPDLNTGNTTYKAVQRSARVVSVGPMLQGLNKPVNDLSRGALVDDIVYTIALTAIQASQRKS
- a CDS encoding acetate/propionate family kinase, encoding MNASVLVINCGSSSIKYALIDSAPQAPRLEGIAERLGSEEACLKGKNSAGERFTQPLPGADHTQALNAILERMEGRLPAAVGHRIVHGGEHFTQAALIDDSVIAAIQTTAALAPLHNPANLAGIAATQNVFPELPQVAVFDTAFHQTMPPRAYRYALPESLYAEHGIRRYGFHGTSHAYVSQRAGELSSHGAGGWLTAHLGNGCSTSAVWNNQSQDTSMGLTPLEGLAMGTRSGDVDPGLHAHLHRQLGWSLDKIDNVLNKESGLLGLSGLTNDMREIEEAAEQGHATAQLAVEVFCYRVAKSLAALSCALPHLDGVIFTGGIGENSPIVRQRVLALLPHFNFALDNDANEATIRGKEGTLDSAGHQGPQVWVIPTDEEGRIAMETRHCLETHV
- the cyoC gene encoding cytochrome o ubiquinol oxidase subunit III, encoding MSTDTLNHSSHHPVEHEEEHHDATGTKLFGFWVYLMSDLVIFGSLFATYAVLMKGTAAGPTAAEIFELPFVLVETFLLLFSSFTFGMGVLAMNAERLGQVKAWLAITFVLGAGFVGMEIYEFQHLIHEGFGPDQSAFLSSFFTLVGTHGLHVTFGLIWILVMLVQLSTKGLNDMTRPRILCLSLFWHFLDIVWICVFSFVYLMGVL
- the cyoD gene encoding cytochrome o ubiquinol oxidase subunit IV — translated: MSHSASSSPNAHGSVKSYVTGLVLSLILTIIPFAVVMSGALSTLATVLVVVVTAVLQILVQLVMFMHMSTKADEGWNLMSFVFTLTILVLVVGGSLWIMQHLHLNMMIG
- the cyoE gene encoding heme o synthase encodes the protein MDHAASASQHDDRLISAPSRWRDLLELTKPGIIGGNLIATLGGYFLAAQGQFEWLSFVAVMVGIALIIASGCACNNVIDRDIDALMARTRHRPLVRGSISITQALGVSALLGVSGVVCLALGTNGLTVALAVIGWGVYVGLYSLYMKRRSEYGTLVGSLSGAMPPVVGYCAVTGQFDSGAIMLLVIFCLWQMPHSYAIAIFRYADYRRASIPVLPVVRGVKMAKHHILGYIVAFIPASLALGLASQAGAGYLCVALTMGGYWLYLALRGYRLDDDVRWAKKVFGVSILTITAMSLVMVLESMVPMWV